Proteins co-encoded in one Kutzneria chonburiensis genomic window:
- a CDS encoding GNAT family N-acetyltransferase encodes MAITLGQPQVDGLAEAVGVLREWQHDDAPMQLHPGDLGWYWRLSAETTAAAVRIWHRDGRMVALGLLDSPTLLRLVIAPDARPDEELARRLVADMTSVLPTGPVGIDAPAGAVIHDVLSEDGWGFDDPWTPLRRDLSEPVPDPGVRVEVVGPALVQARVAVHRAAFTVSTFTVERWHAMAAGIPYADARCLIAFDDQDNAVAAVTVWSAGAGRPGLIEPMGAHPDHRGRGHGKAITLAAAAKLRELGSSSVLVCATSANIAAVATYAAAGMRPLPEVRDRRRAR; translated from the coding sequence ATGGCGATCACGTTGGGGCAGCCGCAGGTCGACGGGCTGGCCGAGGCCGTTGGCGTGCTGCGGGAGTGGCAGCACGACGACGCGCCGATGCAGCTGCATCCTGGCGACCTCGGCTGGTACTGGCGGCTCAGCGCCGAGACGACGGCCGCCGCGGTCCGGATCTGGCATCGAGACGGGCGGATGGTCGCGCTCGGCCTGCTGGACAGTCCCACGCTGCTCCGGCTGGTCATCGCGCCGGACGCGCGGCCGGACGAGGAGCTGGCGCGGCGGCTGGTCGCGGACATGACCAGCGTGCTGCCGACCGGCCCGGTGGGCATCGACGCGCCGGCCGGTGCGGTGATCCACGACGTGCTGTCCGAGGACGGCTGGGGCTTCGACGACCCGTGGACGCCGCTGCGACGCGATCTCTCGGAGCCGGTGCCGGACCCCGGCGTGCGGGTCGAGGTGGTCGGGCCGGCGCTGGTACAGGCACGGGTCGCCGTGCACCGGGCCGCGTTCACGGTGTCGACGTTCACGGTGGAGCGTTGGCACGCGATGGCCGCCGGGATTCCGTACGCCGATGCCCGCTGTCTGATCGCGTTCGACGACCAGGACAACGCGGTCGCCGCGGTCACGGTGTGGTCGGCCGGGGCGGGACGGCCCGGGTTGATCGAGCCGATGGGCGCGCACCCGGACCATCGCGGGCGCGGCCACGGCAAGGCGATCACTCTTGCCGCCGCGGCAAAGCTGCGCGAGTTGGGCTCGTCGAGCGTGCTCGTCTGCGCCACGAGCGCCAACATCGCCGCCGTCGCCACCTACGCCGCGGCCGGCATGCGGCCGCTGCCCGAGGTCCGGGACCGCCGCCGCGCCCGCTAG
- a CDS encoding ATP-binding protein → MGPTAATETFVGRHADVALLGRLLREVVAGRGQSVLVEGDPGIGKSALLAAGLRTARDLGCEVFWAAADELGQPFPLRAVLDCLDVIGRAEDPWRADIIRLLRQEHSPGVTGTGDAVLGAAEQLLALVDRACEAKPVLMVLDDLQWADTASLQVWHRLTRATEQLPLLLVGAYRPVPRRVELDQLRRSSTARGGVPLALRPLAADEVAELIAVRTGGREVGPELTRLAERAAGNPGYLTELVDALLRENAVRVTGRVAELAGRAVGWSAPASLAAAVADRLGFLSDETTEALRAASLLGAEFAVHDLAVVARMPASELALLLAEAVGAGVITEAGQHLAFRYPLIRQALYDGTPVAVRTALHREAARALADSGAPISQVAEQLLPAAGSEDEWFLDWLAGAAPILTHRAPQTAIELLRRAIDQVGSDDRRRDVFASWLATSLAGMGRNADASQQARQVLSRTSDPDRVAEMSWVLAYTSLRTGHSAEALEVLAQGLSAPLAAGWRARLLSLTALVQAVDLDATALVTAAEAIEAGQAAPDRFAVGMGLHVMSLDRSFVGDERGNRELIDQALTVLGDDREHLDLRLLLLCNRIVADVNLDETAGIDERITLVRGLAEQAGAARFTQVHVMMAAHYFLQGRWDDALSELESIPELSEGRYSFLTLHGLLALIAGHRDDRTTAAVHLKAVRTEPLAIADDRRNAGYVLLARALACERDGLPAQAVAELAPVLLSPVTGLEMNVRYMCLPELTRLALAAGDRETALSATQQCQAEADEAPMPVKDAAAARCQGLLERDPLRLLTAAEHYRSAGRRLELANSLEDASVLFGEANDLVRARASLSEAIEVYTELRADWDIRRADARTRPYGVRRGQRGRRARPTTGWESLTPTELRVAHLVAQGRSNPDIAAALFLSRRTVQTHVSHILVKLAAHSRSEIAREAAHHPVSTVD, encoded by the coding sequence ATGGGGCCAACCGCGGCGACGGAGACCTTCGTGGGTCGGCACGCCGACGTCGCCCTGCTCGGTCGGCTGCTGCGTGAGGTGGTCGCCGGCCGGGGCCAGTCCGTGCTGGTCGAGGGCGATCCCGGCATCGGCAAGTCGGCGCTGCTGGCGGCCGGTCTGCGCACCGCTCGTGACCTGGGCTGCGAGGTGTTCTGGGCGGCCGCCGACGAGCTCGGCCAGCCGTTCCCGCTGCGCGCCGTGCTGGACTGCCTTGACGTGATCGGGCGGGCCGAGGACCCGTGGCGGGCCGACATCATCCGGCTGCTGCGGCAGGAGCACTCCCCCGGCGTGACCGGCACCGGCGATGCCGTGCTGGGTGCGGCCGAGCAGCTGCTGGCCCTGGTCGACCGGGCCTGCGAGGCCAAGCCCGTGTTGATGGTGCTGGACGACCTCCAGTGGGCCGACACCGCCAGCCTTCAGGTGTGGCACCGGCTCACCCGTGCCACCGAGCAGCTCCCTTTACTGCTGGTCGGGGCGTACCGGCCGGTGCCGCGGCGGGTGGAACTGGATCAGCTGCGCCGGAGTTCCACCGCTCGCGGCGGTGTGCCGCTGGCGCTGCGGCCGCTGGCCGCGGACGAGGTCGCCGAGCTGATCGCCGTACGCACCGGTGGGCGTGAGGTCGGGCCCGAGCTCACTCGTTTGGCCGAACGGGCCGCCGGCAACCCCGGCTACCTGACCGAGCTGGTCGATGCGCTGCTGCGGGAGAACGCCGTGCGCGTCACCGGGCGGGTCGCCGAGCTGGCCGGGCGGGCCGTCGGCTGGAGTGCGCCGGCGTCGCTGGCCGCCGCCGTCGCCGATCGGCTGGGCTTCCTGTCCGACGAGACCACCGAGGCACTGCGGGCGGCTTCGCTGCTCGGCGCCGAGTTCGCCGTGCACGACCTGGCCGTGGTGGCCCGGATGCCGGCGTCCGAGCTGGCGCTGCTGCTGGCCGAGGCCGTCGGCGCCGGCGTGATCACCGAGGCCGGGCAGCACCTGGCGTTCCGGTATCCGTTGATCCGGCAGGCCTTGTACGACGGCACGCCGGTGGCCGTGCGCACCGCTTTGCACCGGGAGGCCGCGCGGGCGCTGGCCGATTCCGGCGCGCCGATCTCGCAGGTCGCCGAGCAGCTGCTGCCGGCCGCCGGCAGCGAGGACGAGTGGTTCCTCGACTGGTTGGCCGGGGCCGCCCCGATCCTGACCCACCGGGCCCCGCAGACCGCGATCGAGCTGTTGCGGCGGGCCATCGACCAGGTCGGTTCGGACGACCGGCGGCGTGACGTGTTCGCCAGCTGGCTGGCCACGTCGTTGGCCGGCATGGGGCGTAACGCCGATGCCTCGCAGCAGGCCCGGCAGGTGCTGAGCCGTACGTCCGATCCCGACCGGGTCGCCGAGATGAGTTGGGTCCTGGCGTACACCTCGTTGCGTACGGGGCACTCCGCCGAGGCGCTGGAAGTGTTGGCGCAGGGGCTTTCCGCGCCGTTGGCCGCCGGGTGGCGGGCGCGGCTGCTGTCGTTGACCGCCCTCGTGCAGGCCGTGGACCTGGACGCCACTGCTCTGGTCACGGCTGCTGAGGCCATCGAGGCCGGGCAGGCCGCGCCCGACCGGTTCGCCGTGGGCATGGGGCTGCACGTGATGTCCCTCGACCGCAGTTTCGTCGGCGACGAGCGCGGCAACCGAGAGCTGATCGACCAGGCGCTGACCGTGCTCGGGGATGACCGTGAGCACCTGGACCTGCGGCTGCTGTTGTTGTGCAACCGGATCGTGGCCGACGTCAACCTGGACGAGACCGCCGGCATCGACGAGCGGATCACCCTCGTGCGCGGGTTGGCCGAGCAGGCCGGGGCGGCGCGTTTCACGCAGGTGCACGTGATGATGGCCGCGCACTACTTCTTGCAGGGCCGGTGGGACGACGCGCTGAGCGAGCTGGAGTCCATCCCCGAGCTGAGCGAGGGGCGCTATTCGTTCTTGACCCTGCACGGCCTGTTGGCGTTGATCGCCGGGCATCGGGACGACCGCACCACCGCCGCCGTGCACCTCAAGGCCGTGCGGACCGAGCCGTTGGCCATCGCCGACGACCGGCGCAACGCCGGCTACGTCTTGTTGGCCCGGGCCTTGGCGTGCGAGCGGGACGGTCTGCCGGCGCAGGCCGTCGCCGAGCTGGCCCCGGTGTTGCTGTCGCCCGTCACCGGCCTGGAGATGAATGTCAGATATATGTGTCTCCCCGAGCTGACCCGCTTGGCCCTCGCCGCCGGCGACCGGGAGACCGCCCTGTCGGCCACGCAGCAGTGCCAGGCCGAGGCCGACGAGGCCCCCATGCCCGTCAAGGACGCCGCCGCCGCTCGTTGCCAGGGTTTGTTGGAGCGTGATCCGTTGCGCCTGCTCACCGCCGCCGAGCACTACCGCTCCGCCGGCCGGCGCCTCGAGTTGGCCAACTCCTTGGAGGACGCTTCCGTATTGTTCGGCGAGGCCAACGACCTCGTCCGGGCTCGGGCTTCGTTGTCAGAGGCCATCGAGGTCTACACCGAGCTCCGGGCCGATTGGGACATCCGCCGGGCCGACGCCCGTACCCGTCCTTACGGCGTCCGGCGGGGTCAGCGTGGTCGCCGGGCCCGTCCCACCACCGGTTGGGAGAGCCTGACCCCCACCGAGCTCCGGGTAGCCCACCTCGTCGCCCAGGGCCGCTCCAACCCCGACATCGCCGCCGCGTTGTTCTTGTCCCGGCGGACCGTGCAGACCCACGTCTCCCACATCCTGGTCAAGCTCGCCGCCCATTCCCGCAGCGAGATCGCCCGGGAGGCCGCACACCATCCCGTGTCCACTGTGGACTAG
- a CDS encoding SDR family oxidoreductase gives MSPVTIVTGGSRGIGAAAVRRLAADGHAVCLSFRENVEAAEKIVREVVDAGGRCIAVRADVSREDDTEVLFRTAREELGQITGLVANAGVTSPMAPLADQPVSQLRYLVEVNVLGALLSARRAIQSMSTARGGNGGSIVLISSSSTIHGGPGEYVHYSASKGAVDVMTVGLAKEVAKEGIRVNAVAPGMVDTEIHALSGDPERAWKAAGRIPLGRPGDPAEIADAIAWLMSDQASYTSGAILRVAGGI, from the coding sequence GTGTCTCCAGTCACGATCGTCACCGGCGGCAGCCGCGGCATCGGCGCGGCGGCGGTGCGACGCCTGGCCGCCGACGGGCACGCGGTGTGCCTGTCGTTCCGTGAGAACGTCGAGGCCGCCGAGAAGATCGTCCGCGAGGTCGTGGACGCCGGCGGCCGGTGCATCGCGGTGCGGGCCGACGTGTCCCGTGAGGACGACACCGAGGTGCTGTTCCGCACGGCCCGTGAGGAGTTGGGGCAGATCACCGGCCTGGTGGCCAACGCCGGCGTGACCAGCCCGATGGCGCCGCTGGCCGACCAGCCGGTGAGCCAGCTCCGCTACCTGGTCGAGGTGAACGTGCTCGGCGCACTGCTGTCGGCGCGGCGGGCCATCCAGTCGATGTCCACCGCCCGCGGCGGCAACGGCGGCTCCATCGTGCTCATCTCCTCGTCGTCGACCATCCACGGCGGGCCCGGCGAGTACGTGCACTACTCGGCGTCCAAGGGCGCGGTGGACGTGATGACCGTGGGCCTGGCCAAGGAGGTCGCCAAGGAGGGCATCCGCGTCAACGCGGTCGCGCCGGGCATGGTCGACACCGAGATCCACGCCCTGTCCGGCGACCCGGAGCGGGCCTGGAAGGCCGCCGGCCGGATCCCGCTGGGCCGACCAGGCGACCCAGCGGAAATCGCCGACGCGATCGCCTGGCTCATGTCCGACCAGGCGTCCTACACCTCCGGTGCCATTCTGCGGGTGGCCGGCGGAATCTGA
- a CDS encoding L-tyrosine/L-tryptophan isonitrile synthase family protein, translating into MSMLDGAAAPRAVPRLVSAGCEEHLALAAGWRRLAELVRHDAELRLHLALRPPRDLSADLGDGPQPAHPRASDQVRVVPLAGLLDRRATDERSLLEQVVANQHEPIDALDFVAEHFVRPVVAVWRALVDRHGLVLLDLDAVTFELTPGVRATGRIVLTSVAGLRETDGIDPLDVARASQALHATVNTLAAGFQQASFDGRQYKGRTVRATFESVMAAELRYLAPATADLLRGDHPLDRHVHSVPEEQDRLLREVLRRVEESSAARRRDPALPVPAVVIDLDLCGLVPKARTLYAARTLAGPREGAPQGIPELARPGTLRALPSYSKPAWDRFLEVSGVAGRYPDVEWDDVHAEFCPAFYRPWERLRSDSLAPGLVRFVRDVEDAGGEVVFNTGRRDRVREHTTAVLARGGLNHVRLLTLPNDRVRPIAELKVENLRRLGELDVVAVFDDLTENRQVLRDSFPGAMVVAVEAPGFVSDRAPGCPPPDGAPLIATFERLPRLAGSGAPALSHTHSIAELQVSELSVGLPARGHAVNLSVAQTLSVIDRLVAEADASAQRTAAAAPGHLRAALSTVADPLERTVLLLHHVFMRKQFHRGSRATYTPEMARDDLMPFLRQNQPIQVVVPGFPVKQSQSGLKATGVLPDLAELGVLVRLRELQQTVKCLYAPGLRITVLTDGHHFRPRPAVIVESYLRKLNQYLRLVGGQDFLEFADIDDVARRRIGSSLDSERIVLIEYFQNAFRKAFGELDIAADPMGVLSRVSDVDPMAEHTPGGLVFRDMFRSILHSVALDVPPGKDRMSWARAVYADPYQLADPATPAPVVRARRQVLRQAWSDTVRYLSAVLTDRELGYDSLFTHRVRLTVSMPSPGRVGFAALGGSALLPWHGTAAVDEKGTLSTDFAIWLYDQGFVPVYSPVLGYRQPWLMAPVTSTAVVDSSRGAQLIPELLEGIHLRRK; encoded by the coding sequence ATGAGCATGTTGGACGGAGCGGCCGCCCCACGGGCGGTGCCGCGCCTGGTCAGTGCCGGCTGCGAGGAACACCTCGCGCTGGCCGCCGGCTGGCGTCGGCTGGCCGAGCTGGTGCGGCACGACGCCGAGCTGCGCCTGCACCTCGCGCTGCGTCCCCCGCGCGACCTTTCCGCCGACCTGGGCGACGGCCCGCAGCCGGCCCATCCGCGCGCGTCCGACCAGGTCCGCGTGGTGCCGTTGGCCGGGCTGCTGGATCGTCGGGCCACCGACGAGCGGAGCCTGCTGGAGCAGGTCGTCGCCAATCAGCACGAGCCGATCGACGCGCTGGACTTCGTCGCCGAGCACTTCGTGCGGCCGGTCGTCGCGGTGTGGCGAGCGCTGGTCGACCGGCACGGGCTGGTGCTGCTCGACCTGGACGCCGTCACCTTCGAGCTCACGCCGGGCGTGCGCGCCACCGGCCGGATCGTGCTGACCTCGGTCGCCGGCCTGCGCGAGACGGACGGCATCGACCCGCTGGACGTGGCGCGTGCGTCCCAGGCCCTGCACGCCACCGTGAACACCTTGGCCGCGGGCTTCCAGCAGGCCAGCTTCGACGGCCGGCAGTACAAGGGACGCACGGTCCGCGCCACTTTCGAGTCCGTGATGGCGGCCGAGCTGCGTTATCTCGCACCGGCGACCGCTGATCTGCTGCGCGGCGACCATCCGCTGGACCGGCACGTGCATTCCGTGCCCGAGGAGCAGGACCGCCTGCTGCGCGAGGTGTTGCGCCGGGTCGAGGAGAGCTCGGCCGCCCGCCGCCGCGACCCGGCGCTGCCGGTGCCGGCCGTGGTCATCGACCTGGACCTTTGTGGACTGGTGCCCAAGGCGCGGACCCTGTACGCCGCCCGCACGTTGGCCGGTCCGCGTGAGGGCGCGCCGCAGGGCATTCCGGAGCTCGCCCGGCCGGGCACGCTGCGGGCGCTGCCGTCCTACTCCAAGCCGGCCTGGGACCGGTTCCTCGAGGTGTCCGGTGTGGCCGGGCGCTACCCGGACGTCGAGTGGGACGACGTGCACGCCGAGTTCTGCCCGGCGTTCTACCGGCCGTGGGAGCGATTGCGTTCCGACTCGCTCGCGCCCGGCCTTGTCCGTTTCGTACGGGACGTGGAGGACGCCGGCGGCGAGGTCGTGTTCAACACCGGCCGGCGGGACCGGGTGCGCGAGCACACCACCGCCGTGCTGGCCCGGGGTGGGCTCAACCACGTGCGGCTGCTCACGCTGCCCAATGACCGGGTGCGGCCGATCGCCGAGCTGAAGGTGGAGAACCTGCGCCGGCTGGGCGAGTTGGACGTGGTCGCCGTGTTCGACGACCTCACCGAGAACCGCCAGGTGCTGCGGGATTCCTTCCCCGGCGCGATGGTCGTCGCCGTCGAGGCGCCCGGTTTCGTCAGCGACCGCGCGCCCGGCTGCCCGCCGCCCGACGGCGCGCCGCTGATCGCCACCTTCGAACGGCTGCCGCGGCTGGCCGGCAGCGGCGCGCCGGCCTTGTCCCACACGCATTCCATCGCCGAGTTGCAGGTCAGCGAGCTGTCCGTGGGGCTGCCCGCGCGGGGCCACGCCGTCAATCTCTCGGTGGCGCAAACGTTGTCGGTGATCGACCGGCTCGTCGCCGAAGCCGACGCCTCCGCCCAGCGCACGGCCGCCGCGGCGCCCGGACACCTGCGTGCCGCACTGTCCACTGTGGCCGATCCGTTGGAACGAACCGTGTTGCTGCTGCACCACGTGTTCATGCGCAAGCAGTTCCATCGCGGCTCCCGCGCGACGTACACGCCGGAGATGGCCCGCGACGACCTGATGCCGTTCCTGCGGCAGAACCAGCCGATCCAGGTCGTGGTGCCCGGGTTCCCGGTGAAGCAGAGCCAGAGCGGGCTCAAGGCCACCGGCGTGTTGCCCGACCTGGCCGAGCTCGGCGTGCTGGTCCGGCTGCGTGAGCTCCAGCAGACCGTGAAATGCCTGTACGCGCCCGGCCTTCGCATCACCGTGCTCACCGACGGGCACCACTTCCGGCCCCGCCCCGCCGTGATCGTCGAGTCGTACCTGCGCAAGCTCAACCAGTACCTGCGGTTGGTCGGCGGTCAGGACTTCCTGGAGTTCGCCGACATCGACGACGTGGCCCGGCGTCGAATAGGGTCCTCTTTGGACAGTGAGCGGATCGTGCTCATCGAGTACTTCCAGAACGCCTTCCGCAAGGCCTTCGGCGAGCTCGACATCGCCGCCGACCCGATGGGCGTGCTGTCACGGGTGTCCGATGTGGACCCCATGGCCGAGCACACCCCTGGCGGGCTCGTCTTCCGTGACATGTTCCGCTCCATCCTGCACTCCGTCGCCCTCGACGTGCCGCCCGGCAAGGACCGCATGTCCTGGGCCCGTGCCGTCTACGCCGACCCGTACCAGCTCGCCGACCCCGCCACGCCCGCCCCCGTCGTCCGGGCCCGCCGGCAGGTCCTCCGTCAGGCGTGGAGCGACACCGTGCGCTATCTCTCCGCCGTCCTCACCGATCGGGAACTCGGCTACGACAGCCTTTTCACCCACCGGGTCCGCCTCACCGTCAGCATGCCTTCCCCCGGCCGCGTCGGCTTCGCCGCCCTCGGCGGCTCTGCTTTGTTGCCGTGGCACGGCACCGCCGCCGTCGACGAGAAGGGCACCCTCTCCACCGACTTCGCCATCTGGCTCTACGACCAGGGTTTCGTGCCGGTCTACTCACCCGTGCTCGGCTACCGCCAGCCGTGGCTGATGGCCCCCGTGACCTCCACCGCGGTCGTCGACAGCTCCCGTGGCGCCCAGTTGATCCCCGAGCTGTTGGAGGGAATTCACTTGCGCCGCAAGTGA
- a CDS encoding G1 family glutamic endopeptidase, with the protein MTETTMAPSELGVRLFTPPPADFDPFTADQRELLVHGFPARPDQDTERPLYTQWKRRVSRKYTRIEPVFVRNTDKVHGPMRGPSAEPGQLLAAHKANATSTNWSGSAVFAAAGDSFKWVEGEWTVADPADPKGGKTSYYSSSWVGIDGWGSPDVLQAGTESSLVNGVKKVYAWWEWYPDFEIAISNFPISAGDTMFCLICATSATTASIWLTNDSTDQSVSFAITAPSGTTLRGNVAEWIVETPNVGGSPTTLPDYGVVYFDDAQALANSAGWIAGNTGTPLTMVNSGGTALSTPTLKATDLLKLTYNDV; encoded by the coding sequence TTGACCGAGACCACCATGGCGCCGAGCGAGCTCGGCGTCCGATTGTTCACCCCGCCGCCCGCCGATTTCGATCCGTTCACCGCCGATCAGCGTGAACTGCTGGTGCACGGATTCCCGGCCCGTCCCGACCAGGACACCGAGCGGCCGCTCTACACGCAGTGGAAGCGCAGAGTCAGCAGAAAGTACACCAGAATCGAGCCGGTGTTCGTGCGGAACACCGACAAGGTGCACGGCCCGATGCGCGGTCCGAGTGCGGAACCCGGCCAGCTGCTCGCGGCGCACAAGGCCAACGCCACCTCGACCAACTGGTCCGGCAGCGCCGTGTTCGCCGCGGCCGGCGACTCGTTCAAGTGGGTCGAGGGCGAGTGGACGGTGGCCGACCCGGCCGACCCCAAGGGCGGCAAGACCTCGTACTACTCCTCGTCGTGGGTCGGCATCGACGGCTGGGGCTCGCCCGACGTGCTCCAGGCCGGCACCGAGTCCTCGCTGGTCAACGGGGTGAAGAAGGTCTACGCCTGGTGGGAGTGGTACCCGGACTTCGAGATCGCCATCTCCAACTTCCCGATCTCCGCCGGCGACACCATGTTCTGCCTGATCTGCGCCACCTCGGCCACCACCGCCTCGATCTGGCTGACCAACGACAGCACCGACCAGTCGGTGTCGTTCGCCATCACCGCGCCCAGCGGCACCACGCTGCGGGGCAATGTCGCGGAATGGATCGTGGAGACGCCGAACGTCGGCGGCTCGCCGACCACCCTGCCCGATTACGGCGTCGTCTATTTCGACGACGCGCAGGCATTGGCCAACAGCGCCGGCTGGATCGCCGGCAACACCGGAACGCCGCTCACGATGGTCAATTCCGGTGGCACCGCGCTGTCCACCCCGACGCTGAAGGCGACGGATCTGCTGAAGCTCACGTACAACGACGTGTGA
- a CDS encoding GntR family transcriptional regulator: MRAGIPEDGRVPRYYAVKTQLLELTGKLGEGAVLPSERELAERFGVARMTLRQAVSELVLEGKLQRRHGSGTYIMPPKLVQPLSLVSLSEGIRRQGATPSRKLVTLEHLPADPTLAADLNIEPGDLVLHIERTVEATGQHVGLESTYLAAARFPSLLDVFDPATSLHSCLANRLGVVFAEAEERVETVLATPREAKLIGTNPALPMLLLHRRSLDPDGVPIERVRSLFRGDRFSFSTRLRPED; encoded by the coding sequence GTGCGCGCCGGCATCCCCGAGGACGGGCGGGTGCCGCGCTACTACGCGGTCAAGACGCAACTGCTGGAGCTGACCGGCAAGCTCGGCGAGGGCGCGGTGCTGCCGTCCGAACGTGAGCTGGCCGAACGTTTCGGCGTGGCCCGGATGACGCTGCGCCAGGCCGTCTCCGAGCTGGTGCTGGAGGGCAAGCTGCAACGCCGGCACGGCAGCGGCACCTATATCATGCCGCCCAAGCTGGTGCAGCCGTTGTCGCTGGTCAGCCTGTCCGAGGGCATCCGCCGCCAGGGCGCGACGCCCAGCCGCAAGCTGGTCACGCTCGAGCATCTGCCGGCCGATCCCACACTGGCCGCCGATCTCAACATCGAACCCGGCGACCTGGTGCTGCACATCGAGCGCACGGTCGAGGCCACCGGCCAGCACGTCGGCCTGGAGTCGACCTACCTGGCCGCGGCCCGCTTCCCGTCGCTGCTCGACGTGTTCGACCCGGCCACCTCGCTGCACAGCTGCCTGGCCAACCGGCTGGGCGTGGTGTTCGCCGAGGCCGAGGAGCGGGTGGAGACGGTGCTGGCCACGCCGCGCGAGGCCAAGCTGATCGGCACCAACCCGGCCCTGCCGATGCTGCTGCTGCACCGGCGCTCGCTCGACCCGGACGGGGTGCCGATCGAGCGGGTCCGGTCGCTGTTCCGCGGCGACCGGTTCAGCTTCAGCACCCGGTTGCGGCCGGAGGACTGA
- a CDS encoding 3-hydroxybutyryl-CoA dehydrogenase has product MAEIRRVGVVGAGLMGSGIAEVCARAGLDVIVSEASPAAMEAGRERIAKSLARGVRSGKLSEQDRDAAQGRMRFTTDLGDFADRELVVEAVAESEQVKTEVFTTLDKVVTDPEAIFASNTSSIPIMKLGMATQRPANVIGIHFFNPVPVLKLVELVPSLLTSQETALRARGFAAGQLRKEVITAQDRAGFVVNSLLIPYLLSAIRMMESGYASAGDIDQGMVLGCAHPMGPLQLTDLIGLDTTKAIAESMYEEFKEPLYSPPPLLLRMVDAGLLGKKSGRGFYDYSG; this is encoded by the coding sequence GTGGCTGAGATCCGCCGGGTGGGCGTGGTTGGCGCCGGACTGATGGGCTCGGGCATCGCGGAGGTGTGCGCGCGGGCCGGGCTGGACGTGATCGTCAGCGAGGCGAGCCCGGCCGCGATGGAGGCGGGCCGGGAGCGGATCGCCAAGTCGCTGGCCCGCGGCGTGCGCAGCGGCAAGCTGTCCGAACAGGACCGCGACGCCGCGCAGGGCCGGATGCGCTTCACCACCGACCTCGGCGACTTCGCCGACCGCGAGCTGGTCGTCGAGGCCGTCGCCGAGAGCGAGCAGGTCAAGACCGAGGTGTTCACCACCCTGGACAAGGTGGTCACCGACCCGGAGGCGATCTTCGCCTCCAACACCTCGTCCATCCCGATCATGAAGCTGGGCATGGCCACCCAGCGGCCGGCCAACGTGATCGGCATCCACTTCTTCAACCCGGTGCCGGTGCTCAAACTGGTCGAGCTGGTGCCGTCCCTGCTGACCAGCCAGGAAACCGCGCTGCGGGCGCGTGGCTTCGCCGCCGGGCAGCTGCGCAAGGAGGTCATCACCGCCCAGGACCGGGCCGGCTTCGTGGTGAACTCGCTGCTCATCCCGTACCTGCTGTCGGCGATCCGGATGATGGAGTCGGGCTACGCCAGCGCCGGCGACATCGACCAGGGCATGGTGCTGGGCTGCGCGCACCCGATGGGGCCGCTCCAGCTGACCGACCTGATCGGCCTCGACACCACCAAGGCCATCGCCGAGTCGATGTACGAGGAGTTCAAGGAGCCGCTGTACTCGCCGCCGCCGCTGCTGCTGCGCATGGTCGACGCCGGCCTGCTGGGCAAGAAGTCGGGCCGCGGCTTCTACGACTACTCCGGCTGA
- a CDS encoding phosphotransferase family protein produces the protein MELFDIAAELLPGVSLSSAFVATDGNVHDVLLIPGVAAVRVSKRPLAASLMPRRVEVLHQLASSGLPFQIPEPLTPVTLFDSRAAVAVSWVDGTALPEGQGSPSQLAEVLDAVRSVELTPSLLAVLDDRPAGPSWSTVIESAVLPLLPPRWQPEVRRRLDAALALPPVPDALVHGDLGGSNVHYSSDGKLLGILDWDLAMPGDPAIDAALMAWHGWDTVRRSVSADTYQRARTWDSLLGVGHLVACMNGRAMTNPDGFVQAVVPWLEQNA, from the coding sequence GTGGAACTCTTCGACATCGCCGCCGAGTTGCTGCCCGGCGTCAGCCTCTCGTCGGCTTTCGTCGCCACCGACGGCAATGTCCATGACGTGCTGCTCATCCCCGGCGTCGCCGCCGTCCGTGTCAGCAAGCGCCCTTTGGCCGCTTCTCTCATGCCCCGCCGCGTCGAGGTCCTTCACCAGCTCGCTTCTTCTGGCCTCCCTTTCCAGATCCCCGAGCCCCTCACCCCCGTCACCCTTTTCGACTCCCGCGCCGCCGTTGCCGTCTCGTGGGTCGACGGCACTGCACTCCCCGAAGGTCAGGGCTCCCCGTCCCAGCTCGCCGAGGTCCTCGACGCCGTCCGCTCCGTGGAGTTGACCCCATCCCTGTTGGCCGTCCTCGACGACCGCCCCGCCGGCCCTTCGTGGTCCACCGTCATCGAGTCCGCCGTGTTGCCTCTGCTCCCTCCCCGTTGGCAGCCCGAGGTCCGCCGCCGTCTGGACGCCGCGCTCGCTCTGCCTCCCGTCCCCGACGCCTTGGTCCATGGAGACCTCGGCGGTTCCAACGTCCACTACTCGTCCGACGGCAAGCTCCTCGGCATCCTCGATTGGGACCTCGCCATGCCCGGCGACCCCGCCATCGACGCCGCCCTCATGGCGTGGCACGGTTGGGACACCGTCCGCCGCTCCGTTTCCGCCGACACCTACCAGCGGGCCCGCACGTGGGATTCCCTCCTCGGCGTCGGCCACCTCGTCGCGTGCATGAACGGCCGGGCCATGACCAACCCCGACGGCTTCGTCCAGGCCGTAGTTCCCTGGCTGGAACAGAACGCCTGA